One window from the genome of Microbulbifer sp. ALW1 encodes:
- the tgt gene encoding tRNA guanosine(34) transglycosylase Tgt codes for MSRQCFMKFELDTTDGKARRGRLQFPRGVVETPAFMPVGTYGTVKGMLPRDVEAIGAHIILGNTFHLMLRPGTEVIKAHGDLHDFMQWQGPILTDSGGFQVFSLGQMRKISEEGVSFKSPVDGSPVFVGPEESMQVQKDLGSDVVMIFDECTPYPATPDEARKSMELSLRWAKRSKDAHGDSPSALFGIVQGGMYPELRDVSLAGLTELEFDGYAIGGLSVGEPKDEMIKVLDHLAYKMPADKPRYLMGVGKPEDIVEAVRRGVDMFDCVMPTRNARNGHLFTFSGVVKIRNAKHRHDTGPLEEGCDCYTCENFSRSYLHHLDKCGEILGSQLNTIHNLRHYQRLMQNLRDAISEHKLDAYVETFYKGLGREVPPLG; via the coding sequence GTGAGCCGCCAGTGTTTTATGAAGTTTGAGCTGGATACGACGGATGGCAAGGCTCGTCGCGGGCGGCTGCAGTTTCCTCGCGGAGTGGTAGAAACCCCGGCATTCATGCCAGTAGGTACTTATGGCACGGTAAAGGGAATGCTACCGCGGGATGTGGAGGCAATTGGTGCGCATATTATTTTGGGCAACACATTCCACCTGATGCTGCGCCCCGGCACGGAGGTGATTAAAGCCCATGGGGATCTACATGATTTTATGCAGTGGCAGGGTCCGATCCTTACAGACTCCGGTGGCTTCCAGGTGTTCAGTCTGGGGCAAATGCGGAAGATCAGTGAGGAAGGGGTATCCTTCAAGTCTCCGGTAGATGGCAGTCCGGTATTTGTGGGCCCGGAAGAGTCCATGCAGGTCCAAAAGGATCTGGGTTCCGATGTCGTGATGATTTTCGATGAGTGCACGCCTTATCCCGCCACTCCGGACGAAGCGCGCAAGTCCATGGAGCTTTCACTGCGCTGGGCCAAGCGCTCCAAAGACGCACACGGGGATAGCCCTTCGGCGCTGTTCGGCATCGTGCAGGGAGGTATGTATCCGGAGTTGCGTGATGTTTCCCTAGCCGGGCTGACCGAGCTGGAGTTTGATGGCTACGCGATCGGCGGCCTGTCGGTCGGTGAACCCAAAGACGAAATGATCAAGGTGCTCGATCACCTTGCCTACAAAATGCCGGCAGATAAACCGCGCTACCTGATGGGTGTGGGCAAGCCGGAGGACATCGTGGAGGCGGTGCGCCGGGGCGTCGATATGTTTGACTGCGTGATGCCCACCCGCAATGCCCGCAATGGCCACCTGTTCACATTTTCCGGAGTGGTGAAGATCCGCAACGCCAAGCATCGCCACGATACCGGACCGTTGGAGGAGGGGTGTGATTGCTATACCTGCGAAAACTTCTCGCGCAGCTATTTACACCACCTGGACAAGTGCGGCGAGATCCTCGGCTCCCAACTGAATACGATTCACAACCTGCGTCACTATCAGCGGCTGATGCAGAATCTGCGCGATGCTATCTCGGAACACAAGCTGGATGCGTACGTCGAGACTTTCTATAAGGGACTGGGGCGGGAAGTTCCTCCTCTGGGGTAA